In one Acanthochromis polyacanthus isolate Apoly-LR-REF ecotype Palm Island chromosome 20, KAUST_Apoly_ChrSc, whole genome shotgun sequence genomic region, the following are encoded:
- the si:ch211-217a12.1 gene encoding alanine aminotransferase 2-like — MSQQAVNGVPCRGKVLTVDNMNPNVKRVEYAVRGPIVQRAVQIEKELREGVKKPFTEVIKANIGDAHAMGQKPITFLRQVLALCSYPELMEDNKFPEDAKKRAQRILGACGGHSIGAYSASQGIECIRQDVARYIEKRDGGIPSNPDNIYLSTGASDAIVTMLKLLVCGEGRDRTGVMISIPQYPLYSAALADLGAVQISYYLDEEKCWSLDVAELRRALNAARQHCNPRVLCIINPGNPTGQVQSRQCIEDVIRFAKEEHLFLMADEVYQDNVYAEGCKFHSFKKVLFEMGPEYSSTVEMASFHSTSKCYMGECGFRGGYMEVINMDPEVKTQLTKLVSVRLCPPVPGQALLDLVVNPPQPDEPSYATFMKERTAVLSALAEKARLTEQIFNAVPGITCNPVQGAMYTFPRITLPQKAIDKAKEEGKVPDMYYCMRLLEEEGICLVPGSGFGQREGTFHFRMTILPPTEKLKVVLQKIRDFHLRFTQEFS; from the exons GGAGTCAAGAAACCCTTCACAGAAGTCATCAAGGCAAACATCGGTGATGCCCACGCCATGGGCCAGAAACCAATTACATTTCTCAGACAG GTCTTGGCTCTGTGCTCTTACCCTGAACTTATGGAGGACAACAAGTTTCCAGAGGATGCCAAGAAAAGAGCACAACGTATCCTTGGGGCGTGCGGAGGCCACAGCATAG GGGCCTACAGTGCGAGTCAGGGAATCGAGTGCATCCGCCAGGATGTGGCGCGTTACATAGAGAAGAGAGACGGTGGCATCCCCTCCAACCCTGACAACATCTACCTCTCCACTGGGGCCAGTGATGCTATTGTG ACCATGTTGAAGCTGCTGGTGTGCGGTGAGGGTCGTGACCGTACAGGAGTGATGATCTCCATCCCCCAGTATCCTCTGTACTCAGCCGCCCTGGCGGACCTCGGTGCTGTGCAGATCAGTTACTACCTGGACGAGGAGAAGTGCTGGAGTCTAGATGTTGCAGAGCTCAGGAGAGCCCTGAATGCAGCGAGGCAGCACTGCAATCCTCGTGTCCTGTGCATCATCAACCCCGGAAACCCCACTG GTCAGGTCCAGAGCAGACAGTGCATTGAAGACGTGATCCGATTTGCTAAAGAGGAGCATCTCTTCCTCATGGCTGATGAA GTCTACCAGGATAACGTGTATGCAGAGGGCTGCAAGTTTCACTCATTTAAGAAAGTGTTGTTTGAGATGGGACCAGAGTATTCCAGCACAGTGGAGATGGCCTCATTCCACTCCACCTCCAAATGCTACATGGGAGA GTGTGGATTCCGTGGCGGTTACATGGAGGTGATCAACATGGACCCCGAGGTGAAGACCCAGCTCACCAAACTGGTGTCGGTGCGTCTGTGCCCCCCTGTCCCGGGCCAGGCTCTCCTGGACCTGGTGGTGAACCCCCCGCAGCCCGATGAGCCCTCCTACGCCACCTTTATGAAG GAGCGGACAGCTGTGTTGTCAGCTTTGGCAGAAAAGGCCCGGCTAACAGAGCAGATCTTCAACGCTGTACCTGGTATCACCTGCAACCCGGTCCAGGGGGCCATGTACACTTTCCCCCGCATCACTTTGCCTCAAAAGGCCATCGACAAGGCCAAG GAGGAAGGTAAAGTCCCTGACATGTACTACTGTATGAGGCTGCTGGAGGAAGAGGGAATCTGCCTGGTACCAGGGAGTGGCTTCGGCCAGAGAGAGGGAACCTTCCACTTCAG GATGACAATCTTGCCTCCAACCGAGAAGCTGAAGGTGGTGCTGCAGAAAATTCGAGACTTCCACTTGCGCTTCACGCAAGAGTTCTCCTAA